The Allorhodopirellula heiligendammensis genome includes a window with the following:
- a CDS encoding VOC family protein, giving the protein MKPAKNTICMQYDRDAVKATKLYAETFPDHRVGAMQRGRQPSAG; this is encoded by the coding sequence ATGAAACCTGCCAAGAACACGATCTGCATGCAGTACGATCGCGACGCCGTAAAGGCTACGAAGCTCTACGCTGAGACGTTTCCAGACCATCGGGTTGGCGCGATGCAGCGGGGGCGGCAACCATCGGCAGGATAG